GGATTGATGGCGTTGCCGGATCAGGTTTCCATAAAGGAAAGCTGGTGGCGGGGGAGGGATTTGAACCCCCGACCAAGGGATTATGATTCCCCTGCTCTACCCCTGAGCTACCCCGCCATATGCCTGCATGAAACCGGCAGACCGAAAGGCTGCATATAATGCGTACGGTCTGTTCATGTCAACAGGCTGGTCTTGGACCTGTGCCTATTCAGACAGCGGGATGATCCACGTGGCCTCGCGCCCCTTGGCGGCTTCCTGGACCCGCATCTGGACACGTTGTCCCGGCTCCAGAGTCATCAGGCCTGCACGGCGCAGGACATTCTTGTGAATGAAAACGTCACGCCGGGAGTCATCATCTGTGGCCGCAAAGCCGAAGCCCTTGTCGGGTTTAAACCATTTGATGGTGCCGGACATTTCCGTTTCCGGCCCGGCAGGCGCATGATCATAATCCCTGTCTTCCCGCGGGTAAAAATCCCTCTCGGGACGGCTGTCGCGGAACCGCGGACGACTGTTCCGGTCTCCACCCCTGTCCCCGCTGCCGGAGAAGCTTTCGTTGACGCCGGTGATTTCCACAATCCGTGTCACCTGCGGCCCTTTGGGACCGCTACCCACAAAACAGACCATCTCCGTGCCTTCCTGGATTGAATCCAGCCCGGCGC
Above is a window of Pseudomonadota bacterium DNA encoding:
- a CDS encoding cold shock domain-containing protein, whose amino-acid sequence is MSRFMQQNAMPADEGIQTTATVKWFNLSKGFGFAAPASGPDAFLHISVLNRAGLDSIQEGTEMVCFVGSGPKGPQVTRIVEITGVNESFSGSGDRGGDRNSRPRFRDSRPERDFYPREDRDYDHAPAGPETEMSGTIKWFKPDKGFGFAATDDDSRRDVFIHKNVLRRAGLMTLEPGQRVQMRVQEAAKGREATWIIPLSE